A DNA window from Anaerolineae bacterium contains the following coding sequences:
- the mutS gene encoding DNA mismatch repair protein MutS, with amino-acid sequence MKDKELTPVRSQYLKIKRQYPDAILLFRLGDFYETFDEDARIVSEVCNIVLTSRPVGKGQRVPLAGVPHHSLETYLAKLIAAGYKVAICEQLSDKPIGGLVPREVVRVVTPGTIVEPGLLEDKRNNYLAAVVFEGKKAGLAYTDITTGEFAATQIEADDPLLALREELERLHPAEIIVDQASRKELENLGLSAHITSFESWHFELGNARQALLDHFEVATLDGFGLEGKSLAVRAAGAIIQYLSETQKTALRQLFSIKTYSTSEFMPLDPATRRNLELSETIRGREKKGSLLWVLDRTRTPMGGRLLYRWVHQPLVRTDEINRRLDAVEALFKDTILRAKVRELLKQVSDLERLVGRVRQGIANPRDLVGIRKTLEVARELRKTLEEKNPHPLQPVIQKLDPAPEVAHLIARAITDDPPATVGAGGVIRPGFSRELDGIIEASRNAKEWIAHLEARERQRTGIKNLKVGYNKVFGYYIEVTRSNLNAVPPDYIRKQTLVNAERFITPELKEYEALVLNAEERIAELEAQLFREVCREVALEGSRLLNTASALAELDVYASLAEVAERNGYVRPVIDESDEIHIIEGRHPVVELTIGEPFVPNDVHLTPEERILVITGPNMSGKSTYIRQVALIVLMAQIGSFVPAREARIGIVDRIFTRIGAQDEIAAGQSTFMVEMVETANILHHATSRSLLILDEIGRGTSTYDGISIAWAVVEYIHNHPKLRSRTLFATHYHELTELERFLPKVRNYNVAVAEEGGKVIFLHKIIPGGADRSYGIHVAQLAGLPKPVIHRAEEILRELESNSSPAAIRPRAPKATQLPLFTLSHPVLEELKNLDIDSMTPLEALNKLYELKRKVRGT; translated from the coding sequence TTGAAGGATAAAGAGTTAACCCCGGTGCGTTCCCAATACCTGAAAATAAAGCGCCAGTATCCAGATGCCATCCTCCTCTTTCGCCTTGGGGATTTCTACGAGACCTTTGACGAAGATGCCAGAATCGTTTCAGAAGTATGCAACATCGTCCTTACTTCCCGCCCGGTAGGGAAAGGGCAGAGGGTTCCACTGGCTGGGGTTCCCCACCATTCTCTGGAAACTTATTTGGCCAAACTTATTGCAGCCGGATACAAAGTGGCAATATGCGAGCAACTAAGCGACAAGCCTATAGGAGGCCTCGTTCCCAGGGAAGTGGTCCGGGTTGTAACTCCTGGGACAATAGTTGAACCGGGCTTACTGGAAGATAAACGCAACAACTACTTGGCAGCTGTTGTCTTTGAGGGAAAAAAAGCAGGCCTCGCTTATACTGACATCACCACCGGAGAGTTTGCAGCTACACAAATAGAGGCCGATGACCCTCTTTTGGCCCTGCGGGAAGAACTGGAGAGGCTTCACCCCGCTGAAATAATAGTGGATCAGGCAAGCCGAAAAGAATTGGAAAACCTTGGGCTCAGCGCTCATATCACTTCCTTTGAATCTTGGCATTTTGAACTCGGGAACGCTCGCCAGGCCCTTCTGGACCACTTTGAAGTAGCCACTCTTGACGGATTCGGCCTGGAGGGAAAGTCCCTGGCTGTGAGGGCAGCTGGAGCCATCATCCAGTATTTGAGCGAAACGCAGAAAACTGCCCTCCGTCAGCTTTTCTCCATCAAAACTTATTCAACCTCCGAATTCATGCCGCTTGATCCCGCCACAAGGCGAAACCTGGAACTTTCGGAAACCATAAGAGGCAGGGAAAAGAAAGGCTCCCTTCTCTGGGTTCTGGACCGCACCAGGACCCCTATGGGGGGAAGGCTCCTTTACCGGTGGGTTCACCAGCCCCTGGTCAGAACTGATGAAATAAACCGAAGGCTTGATGCCGTTGAAGCCCTTTTCAAAGACACCATCCTTAGAGCAAAAGTTAGAGAACTGCTGAAACAGGTCTCGGACCTGGAAAGACTGGTAGGAAGAGTCAGGCAGGGGATAGCGAACCCCAGAGACCTGGTGGGGATCCGGAAAACTCTGGAAGTGGCAAGAGAGCTGCGGAAAACCCTTGAGGAGAAGAACCCTCACCCGCTCCAGCCTGTTATCCAAAAGCTGGATCCGGCCCCCGAAGTAGCACACCTTATCGCCCGCGCCATAACCGATGACCCTCCGGCCACGGTTGGAGCTGGTGGAGTTATAAGGCCGGGCTTCTCCAGGGAATTGGATGGGATTATTGAAGCCTCCCGCAATGCCAAAGAATGGATCGCCCATCTTGAAGCTCGTGAGCGCCAGCGAACCGGCATCAAAAACCTCAAGGTGGGGTACAACAAAGTTTTTGGCTACTACATTGAAGTGACCAGGTCCAACCTCAACGCAGTTCCGCCCGATTACATCCGCAAGCAAACCTTGGTCAACGCGGAGCGCTTTATAACCCCCGAACTTAAAGAATATGAAGCCCTGGTCCTGAACGCTGAAGAAAGGATCGCCGAACTGGAAGCTCAGCTTTTCAGAGAAGTATGCCGCGAGGTAGCCCTGGAAGGCTCCAGGCTCCTGAACACTGCTTCAGCCCTGGCGGAACTGGATGTTTACGCTTCCCTGGCAGAGGTGGCCGAAAGGAATGGTTACGTCCGCCCAGTTATAGATGAAAGTGATGAAATCCACATAATTGAAGGGCGTCATCCCGTAGTGGAACTCACTATAGGCGAGCCCTTCGTGCCCAACGATGTCCACCTCACTCCGGAAGAGCGCATCCTGGTTATAACGGGCCCCAATATGAGCGGTAAAAGCACCTACATCCGTCAGGTAGCCCTGATAGTCCTTATGGCTCAGATTGGCTCCTTTGTGCCGGCCAGAGAAGCCCGCATAGGCATTGTGGATAGAATTTTCACCCGCATAGGGGCCCAGGATGAAATTGCGGCGGGGCAATCCACCTTTATGGTGGAAATGGTGGAAACAGCCAACATACTCCATCACGCTACCTCCAGAAGCCTCCTCATCTTGGATGAAATAGGGCGTGGGACAAGCACCTACGACGGAATTTCCATAGCGTGGGCGGTAGTGGAATACATCCACAACCATCCCAAATTGAGGTCCAGAACCCTGTTTGCCACCCATTACCATGAACTGACAGAACTGGAGCGCTTTCTCCCAAAGGTTCGCAACTATAATGTGGCTGTGGCTGAGGAAGGGGGCAAAGTTATATTCCTGCACAAAATAATCCCAGGAGGAGCAGACCGGAGCTACGGCATCCATGTGGCTCAGCTGGCCGGGCTTCCCAAACCTGTGATCCATCGGGCCGAAGAAATCCTCAGAGAATTGGAGAGCAACTCCAGTCCTGCTGCCATTCGCCCGCGGGCCCCAAAAGCCACCCAGCTTCCCCTTTTCACCCTTTCCCATCCGGTCTTGGAAGAACTCAAAAACTTGGACATAGACTCCATGACACCCCTTGAGGCTCTCAACAAGCTTTACGAACTCAAACGCAAGGTCAGAGGGACTTAA